One window of Paludibacter propionicigenes WB4 genomic DNA carries:
- the secDF gene encoding protein translocase subunit SecDF: protein MQNKGLVRIFALALTLVCIFYLSFSVVTSHYNAKAKEYAKGDKMKEFNYLDSLASENIWLGYTLKECREKEIALGLDLKGGMNVTLEVSVADIIRSLSDFNTNPNFNLALAKATQLQKTNSQVSYIDLFVKAYTELDPQAKLSTIFSTFELKDKISLTTSNADVVKVLKTEVDGAIANSFNVLRERIDRFGVVQPNIQKLGNGRILIELPGVKEPERVRKLLQGSANLEFWETYELNEIINNLSEANKVIATIQKNGGVAVVKDSTAATTPTSTTAKTATTASKTPALSKVDSLKAVLQHKNASATDSAKVLEKSQKENPLFAILQVNAQGGQVARGPIVGYAHSKDTAQINSYFNIKQVKEALPRDLGLRWSVKSIDKKGEIFQLIAIKITNRDGRAPLAGDVITDARADFSQNSSEAQVSMSMNQEGAKTWARMTKDNIGKSIAIALDGYIYSFPTVNTEIDGGNSQITGHFTVDEAKDLANTLKSGKMPAPAHIVQEDIVGPSLGQEAINNGLISFIIAFILVLVYMIVYYGLIPGLVADIALLANVFFLIGILASFGSVLTLPGIAGIVLTMGMAVDANVLIYERIREEMRNGKNMRAGIQEGFKHALNAIIDSNVTTLLSGIVLVIFGQGPIKGFGVTLSFGILTTFITAVFLTRYMIEAYAARENAKELPFHTKISEHFLQNTKIDFMKIRKSMYVLSAALFLISFVSFAVRGFSLGIDFTGGRNYVVSFDKPVKTEEVKTLLKDAFEGDLPQVITIGNDNQVRISTKYKINEDGSNIDNEIESKLYTNLKSMLNSNVTEAQFIKDNIKSSSKVGPAVADDIKTSAVWAVILAVLGIGLYILIRFREWGYTLGAVVSLAHDVVITMGIFSLLYGLLPFSMEIDQSFIAAILTVLGYSINDTVINYDRIRENVTLYPKRDRITIINDSVNQMLGRTFSTTFTVIITLIAMFIFGGDSIRGFIFAMLFGIFIGTYSSVFIASPITVEMDKLVKIRKSKKASEIKK from the coding sequence ATGCAAAACAAAGGACTTGTCAGGATTTTTGCACTAGCACTGACTTTAGTGTGTATATTTTATCTTTCATTTAGCGTAGTTACGAGTCACTACAACGCTAAGGCTAAAGAATATGCCAAAGGAGATAAAATGAAGGAGTTTAACTACTTAGACTCTCTTGCTAGCGAAAATATTTGGTTGGGGTATACACTGAAAGAGTGTCGTGAGAAAGAAATAGCTCTTGGTCTTGACTTAAAAGGAGGTATGAACGTAACGCTTGAAGTATCGGTAGCCGATATTATCCGTTCACTATCTGATTTCAACACCAACCCAAATTTTAATTTGGCGCTGGCTAAAGCTACACAACTTCAAAAAACCAACAGTCAGGTTTCATACATTGATTTGTTTGTTAAGGCTTATACTGAACTTGACCCTCAAGCCAAGCTCTCGACTATCTTCAGTACATTTGAGTTGAAAGACAAAATATCTCTGACCACCTCGAACGCTGATGTTGTAAAAGTTCTTAAAACAGAAGTAGATGGAGCTATTGCCAATTCATTCAATGTATTACGTGAACGTATCGACCGTTTTGGTGTGGTTCAGCCTAATATCCAAAAACTTGGTAACGGACGTATCTTAATCGAACTTCCCGGTGTAAAAGAGCCGGAACGTGTTCGTAAATTACTTCAAGGATCTGCTAACCTTGAGTTTTGGGAAACTTATGAATTAAATGAGATTATAAATAATCTGTCTGAGGCGAATAAAGTAATCGCTACCATACAGAAAAACGGAGGAGTTGCTGTTGTGAAAGATTCAACTGCCGCAACTACACCGACATCTACTACAGCTAAAACTGCAACTACAGCAAGTAAAACACCTGCCTTAAGTAAAGTGGACAGCCTGAAAGCCGTATTACAACACAAAAATGCTTCGGCAACCGACTCTGCCAAAGTGCTTGAAAAGAGTCAAAAAGAAAATCCTTTATTTGCTATTCTGCAAGTTAATGCTCAGGGAGGACAAGTGGCTCGTGGTCCGATAGTAGGATACGCACACAGTAAAGATACAGCTCAAATCAATTCTTATTTTAATATCAAACAGGTAAAAGAAGCTTTACCACGCGACTTGGGACTGAGATGGTCTGTAAAATCCATTGATAAAAAAGGAGAAATTTTCCAACTGATTGCAATTAAAATAACAAATCGTGATGGCCGTGCACCGCTTGCCGGAGATGTAATTACCGATGCTCGTGCAGATTTCAGCCAAAATTCTTCTGAAGCTCAGGTGAGCATGTCAATGAATCAGGAAGGTGCTAAAACATGGGCACGTATGACTAAAGACAATATTGGCAAATCAATTGCCATAGCGCTAGATGGTTATATTTATTCATTCCCAACTGTAAATACCGAAATTGATGGTGGTAATTCACAAATCACAGGTCACTTTACAGTAGATGAAGCAAAGGATTTAGCCAACACATTGAAGTCAGGTAAAATGCCGGCTCCGGCGCACATTGTTCAGGAAGATATCGTAGGTCCTTCGTTGGGACAAGAAGCTATTAATAACGGTTTAATATCATTTATCATTGCATTTATTCTGGTACTTGTATATATGATTGTTTATTATGGACTTATACCAGGTTTAGTGGCTGATATCGCCTTGCTTGCCAACGTATTCTTCCTAATCGGTATATTAGCTTCATTTGGTTCTGTACTTACCTTACCGGGTATTGCAGGTATCGTGCTCACCATGGGTATGGCGGTAGATGCCAACGTACTTATTTATGAGCGTATACGTGAAGAAATGCGTAACGGTAAAAACATGCGTGCCGGTATTCAAGAAGGTTTTAAACATGCACTGAATGCAATTATCGACTCGAACGTAACAACACTTCTTTCGGGTATCGTGTTGGTTATTTTTGGTCAGGGACCTATTAAAGGTTTTGGGGTAACATTGAGTTTCGGTATTTTGACAACATTTATCACTGCCGTATTCTTAACCCGATACATGATAGAGGCTTATGCTGCACGTGAAAATGCAAAAGAGTTGCCTTTCCACACAAAAATATCTGAGCACTTCCTGCAAAATACGAAAATCGATTTTATGAAAATTCGTAAATCGATGTACGTATTATCTGCAGCTCTATTCCTTATAAGTTTTGTATCGTTCGCGGTTCGCGGTTTCAGTTTGGGAATTGACTTTACCGGAGGTCGTAATTATGTTGTAAGTTTTGACAAACCGGTGAAAACCGAAGAAGTAAAAACTTTGTTGAAAGATGCTTTTGAAGGTGATTTACCTCAGGTTATTACCATTGGTAACGATAATCAGGTACGTATATCTACCAAATACAAGATTAATGAAGACGGTTCAAATATAGATAACGAAATTGAATCGAAGCTTTATACCAATTTGAAATCAATGCTGAATTCAAATGTAACTGAAGCACAATTCATCAAAGACAATATAAAGAGTTCTTCGAAGGTAGGTCCGGCTGTTGCCGATGATATCAAAACTTCTGCCGTATGGGCTGTAATTCTTGCAGTACTTGGTATTGGTTTATACATTCTGATTCGTTTCCGCGAGTGGGGTTATACATTGGGAGCTGTGGTTTCTTTAGCACATGACGTGGTAATTACCATGGGTATTTTCTCATTGCTGTACGGCCTTCTTCCATTCTCAATGGAAATAGACCAATCGTTTATTGCAGCTATTCTGACTGTGCTTGGATACTCAATCAACGATACTGTAATTAACTACGATAGAATTCGTGAGAATGTTACTCTTTATCCAAAACGCGACAGAATAACCATTATCAATGACTCGGTAAACCAAATGTTAGGTCGTACTTTCAGTACAACGTTTACCGTAATTATCACACTGATTGCAATGTTTATCTTTGGTGGTGATTCAATTCGCGGATTTATTTTTGCTATGTTATTCGGTATCTTTATCGGAACTTATTCTTCAGTATTTATTGCGTCTCCTATCACTGTGGAAATGGATAAACTTGTAAAAATAAGAAAGAGCAAAAAAGCATCAGAAATAAAAAAATAA
- a CDS encoding helix-turn-helix and ligand-binding sensor domain-containing protein produces MHINILPKRYLFLVVIFASIFSFGQEFTPIVTQFTKKDYNASNQNWSVAQGKDGIMYFGNNQGVLEFDGSLWQIHQIPGNQIVRSILIGKDNKIYVGSFEQFGYFERNNCGQLIYRSLSEKLRKYKMQNDEIWSILDFNGTIIFQSFTSYFTYKDGVVKGYRCPFTFLFFNLSNHKIYTHTDQYGFSLFDLKSNTFKSIFNGTLKKPVASVLPLDSARSLLVTNSDGLFVYDGKTIIPFKTEADNDLKKSEINRALISPNGTIILGTILGGVTAISKDGRKLWALNTSNVLQNNTVLGMCCDKNNNLWLALDKGIALIHLNSSLRYIHSFNPSVGAVYSLSYDEPNLYIATNQGLYKAELSISKKDIRNLQLESKIKGQVWSVDQFNKQQICGNNEETFDVSPKGISKLSPVKGGICIKEGIIHGKDVLVQGTYTSLCIYEKVNGTWVFSHAVKNFLNPIRYIEIDYTGTIWASHLHQALYAIQLSPDLKKIENISTFNSLDQKHRLPINVFSVNNRVVFTDNTAFYTYDDIRKKIIPYNELNKSLGYFSHAHRVCHFKANLYWFIRSGEAALVQVKPGAIKVLDVVHYGLFLNQAVDDFQNIIPISENECLFTLDNGLALYQNNNPAKQNNTANLKIKSIQTSDDEFKEKVYLPLTTDPIPTTPFKRNNILFTVFYPQFNNLNNIIFRYKLEGLDKVWSEPTVASQKVYRYLPHGEYTLRVEVQTKDGIKLSATSYTFEVDPPFYLSTAAKILYFLLIALSGYGIYAYLHHSFQAKKEKIKQEQEEIRRKEIEKREKKIIALQNEKLESELTVKSKELAESTMTIIKKNEILVTIKEEVMNQKKVLGTQYPNKYYDKLIRLLDENLSSEDDWAIFQTNFDRIHENFFRNLHTKFPELTSNDLRFCAYLRLNLSSKDIAHLMNISLKGVEVGRYRIRKKIGIPSSKSLTEFMIEFKE; encoded by the coding sequence ATGCATATTAACATACTCCCTAAAAGATATCTTTTTTTGGTGGTTATTTTTGCTTCCATTTTTTCTTTTGGACAGGAATTTACTCCAATTGTCACCCAATTCACTAAGAAAGATTATAATGCTTCCAATCAGAATTGGTCGGTTGCTCAAGGGAAAGATGGAATTATGTATTTTGGCAATAATCAGGGTGTGCTGGAGTTTGATGGATCTCTTTGGCAAATTCATCAAATACCCGGAAACCAAATTGTACGCTCAATACTGATAGGTAAAGATAACAAGATTTATGTAGGCTCATTTGAACAGTTTGGCTATTTTGAGCGAAACAACTGCGGGCAACTTATCTATCGTTCTCTCTCTGAAAAGCTCAGAAAGTACAAAATGCAAAACGATGAAATATGGAGCATTCTCGACTTCAACGGAACCATTATTTTTCAATCATTCACTTCTTATTTTACCTACAAAGATGGCGTTGTTAAAGGTTATCGTTGTCCGTTCACTTTCCTCTTTTTTAATCTGAGCAACCATAAGATCTATACCCACACAGATCAATACGGATTCAGCTTATTTGATTTAAAAAGCAATACATTTAAATCGATATTTAATGGCACATTAAAAAAACCTGTGGCATCTGTTTTACCGTTAGACTCAGCCCGATCTTTACTTGTTACCAATTCTGATGGATTATTTGTGTACGATGGAAAAACTATAATTCCATTTAAAACCGAAGCAGATAATGACCTCAAAAAATCAGAAATAAACAGAGCTCTCATTTCGCCGAATGGAACTATAATACTGGGAACTATTCTGGGAGGCGTAACTGCAATTAGTAAAGATGGGAGAAAGTTGTGGGCACTTAACACCTCCAATGTATTGCAAAACAACACTGTACTCGGCATGTGCTGTGATAAAAACAATAATCTATGGTTGGCATTGGATAAAGGAATAGCTTTGATTCATCTTAACTCATCACTTCGTTATATTCATTCATTCAATCCGTCGGTAGGAGCTGTTTATTCACTTAGTTACGACGAGCCGAATCTGTATATAGCTACAAATCAAGGGTTGTACAAAGCAGAATTGAGCATTAGCAAAAAGGATATCAGAAACTTGCAACTGGAATCCAAAATTAAAGGCCAGGTATGGTCGGTGGATCAGTTTAACAAACAACAAATATGCGGAAATAATGAGGAAACCTTCGATGTATCGCCCAAGGGAATTAGCAAACTGTCTCCTGTGAAAGGTGGGATATGTATTAAAGAAGGAATTATCCACGGAAAAGATGTATTGGTTCAGGGGACGTACACCAGCCTTTGCATATACGAGAAGGTAAACGGAACATGGGTTTTTAGTCACGCCGTGAAAAACTTCTTAAACCCGATTCGTTACATTGAGATAGACTACACAGGAACAATCTGGGCCAGCCATCTGCATCAGGCGTTATATGCCATTCAGCTTAGCCCCGATTTAAAAAAAATTGAAAATATCAGCACCTTCAACTCACTTGATCAGAAACATCGACTACCTATTAATGTATTCTCGGTCAATAACCGGGTAGTTTTTACCGACAACACAGCTTTTTATACTTATGACGATATTAGGAAAAAGATTATTCCGTACAACGAACTAAATAAGAGTCTGGGATATTTTTCGCATGCTCATCGGGTTTGTCATTTTAAAGCCAACCTATATTGGTTTATTCGTAGCGGCGAAGCGGCTTTAGTACAGGTGAAGCCGGGTGCAATTAAAGTGTTGGATGTGGTACATTACGGATTGTTTCTTAATCAGGCAGTAGACGATTTTCAGAATATCATACCCATTTCTGAGAATGAATGCCTGTTCACACTCGACAACGGATTGGCTTTGTATCAGAATAATAACCCGGCCAAACAAAATAATACAGCTAATTTAAAGATAAAAAGCATACAAACTTCGGACGACGAGTTCAAGGAAAAAGTTTATCTCCCACTCACTACTGATCCTATACCAACAACACCATTCAAGCGAAACAATATCTTATTTACTGTTTTTTATCCCCAGTTCAATAATCTGAATAATATTATTTTCAGATATAAACTCGAAGGATTGGATAAGGTTTGGAGTGAGCCGACTGTTGCATCGCAAAAGGTGTACAGATATTTACCTCATGGAGAGTACACACTCAGAGTGGAAGTACAGACAAAGGATGGTATCAAGCTATCGGCAACAAGTTATACTTTTGAAGTAGATCCTCCATTCTATCTCAGTACTGCTGCCAAAATACTTTACTTTTTACTCATTGCTTTATCCGGTTATGGTATTTATGCATACCTACATCATTCTTTTCAGGCAAAAAAGGAAAAGATTAAACAAGAACAAGAAGAAATCCGACGCAAGGAAATAGAAAAGCGCGAGAAAAAAATCATTGCCCTCCAAAACGAAAAGCTGGAATCGGAACTGACCGTAAAGAGTAAAGAATTAGCCGAATCAACCATGACCATCATCAAGAAAAATGAGATTCTGGTGACCATAAAAGAGGAAGTTATGAATCAAAAGAAAGTTCTCGGCACGCAATATCCAAATAAATACTATGATAAACTCATTCGGTTACTTGATGAAAACCTGTCGTCGGAAGATGATTGGGCTATTTTTCAAACCAATTTCGACCGGATTCATGAGAATTTCTTCCGAAACTTACATACCAAATTTCCCGAACTGACTTCGAATGATCTTCGTTTTTGCGCGTATTTACGACTGAATTTATCAAGCAAGGACATTGCTCATCTGATGAACATCTCGTTGAAAGGAGTAGAAGTAGGACGATACCGTATCAGGAAAAAAATTGGAATTCCTTCTTCAAAAAGCCTGACAGAGTTCATGATTGAATTCAAAGAATAG
- a CDS encoding tetratricopeptide repeat protein has protein sequence MRLKFLWFALIMSASCFAQSANFYFDKGVTAYNNRDYKTAIENFTRSIQINPRNIKAYVSRGIAKYYIQDYIGGIEDQHKALEINPTYGDAYFNIGDCEYNLQDYTAAIENYSKAIELNPKDIMAYMSRGFTKQYINDFAGAVSDFSIVIKLKPNLADGYTNRGFAKSYLEDFKGAIDDYTKAIQMNGSADAYFDRGKAKEALNDHKGALSDFNKALRENAKHTKALYNRALTKISLQDTDGALEDFDKALEIDPRYADAFYERGMLKIKVGQKEAGFQDLKAASGLGHEKAKRALLDLLK, from the coding sequence ATGAGATTAAAATTTCTATGGTTTGCGTTAATAATGTCCGCTTCTTGTTTTGCTCAGTCGGCCAATTTTTATTTCGACAAGGGTGTAACGGCTTACAACAACAGGGACTATAAAACAGCCATTGAGAATTTCACCAGATCAATTCAGATTAATCCGCGCAATATTAAAGCCTATGTTAGTAGGGGGATAGCAAAATACTATATTCAGGACTACATTGGGGGGATTGAAGATCAGCATAAAGCGTTAGAGATAAACCCAACATACGGAGATGCCTATTTTAATATCGGAGATTGCGAATACAACCTTCAGGACTATACTGCTGCCATAGAAAATTACTCAAAAGCGATAGAGCTAAACCCTAAAGATATAATGGCTTATATGAGTCGTGGTTTTACGAAACAGTATATCAATGACTTTGCCGGTGCGGTTTCGGATTTTTCAATCGTAATCAAACTAAAGCCAAATCTGGCAGATGGTTATACTAACCGTGGATTTGCAAAAAGTTATCTTGAAGATTTTAAAGGAGCCATTGATGATTATACCAAAGCCATTCAGATGAATGGAAGTGCCGATGCGTACTTTGACAGAGGCAAAGCAAAAGAGGCACTCAACGATCATAAAGGGGCTTTGAGTGATTTTAATAAAGCTTTAAGAGAAAACGCAAAACACACCAAAGCTTTGTATAACAGAGCGCTTACTAAGATTTCGTTGCAAGATACTGACGGAGCTTTGGAAGATTTCGACAAAGCACTGGAAATTGACCCCCGATATGCCGATGCGTTTTATGAAAGAGGGATGCTAAAGATTAAAGTAGGCCAAAAAGAAGCCGGCTTTCAGGATTTAAAAGCGGCTTCCGGGCTTGGCCATGAAAAAGCGAAAAGAGCTTTGTTGGACTTGCTTAAATAG
- a CDS encoding NCS2 family permease — MLEKLFKLNDNGTNIRTEIIAGITTFMTMAYILFLNPNILGVTGMDKNAVFFATAISAGFVTIAMGLVANFPMALAPGMGLNALFATVALAGVGMPWQSALGAVFISGLIFILLTVTKVRQILVTAVPDSLKRAITVGIGLFITIIGFKLSEIMVVTAQVIPPTLASLGKSVAPTTLKYFEWNIGMGSFSNPSMVLCLIGLGLAAILMALRVKGALLISIVASTLIGIPMGVTVIPENFKVFSLPDFHHLAVGALDIKGALNMGIWTVIFTFTFVELFDTFGTLVGTATKAGLIDKDGKSPKIGKAMLVDAIGVSFGALMGTSTVTTYVESAAGIGEGGRTGLTAITTGVLFLLALVFAPLAGIIPNAATAPALIIVGVLMASSVLEIDFNDFTEGFPAFVTFIMMPFTYSIANGIAGGIVAYTVLKVATGKAKKVHWMMYILFVLVVVRYIFLSE; from the coding sequence ATGTTGGAAAAATTATTTAAACTAAATGATAACGGAACAAACATCCGCACGGAAATCATAGCCGGTATAACTACTTTTATGACCATGGCGTATATCCTGTTTCTGAACCCGAATATCTTAGGTGTTACCGGGATGGATAAAAATGCGGTGTTTTTTGCAACGGCTATTTCGGCCGGTTTCGTAACTATTGCCATGGGTCTGGTAGCTAATTTTCCTATGGCGTTGGCTCCGGGTATGGGACTTAATGCGCTTTTTGCTACCGTAGCACTGGCCGGTGTGGGTATGCCATGGCAATCGGCTCTGGGCGCGGTATTTATTTCCGGTTTAATATTCATTTTACTTACCGTAACCAAGGTTCGACAAATTTTGGTAACAGCAGTTCCTGATTCACTTAAAAGAGCCATAACCGTAGGTATAGGATTGTTTATTACCATTATCGGATTCAAATTATCGGAAATAATGGTGGTAACAGCTCAGGTTATTCCGCCAACACTGGCTTCGCTTGGAAAAAGTGTTGCTCCTACAACGCTGAAATACTTTGAATGGAATATCGGTATGGGAAGTTTCAGTAATCCCTCGATGGTGCTCTGCCTGATAGGATTGGGATTGGCAGCAATACTTATGGCTTTACGAGTAAAAGGAGCCTTGCTGATCAGCATAGTAGCTTCTACACTAATCGGCATTCCGATGGGAGTTACGGTTATTCCTGAAAACTTCAAGGTTTTTAGTTTACCCGATTTTCATCATCTTGCTGTAGGAGCGCTCGATATAAAAGGCGCTTTGAATATGGGAATATGGACGGTGATCTTCACTTTTACCTTTGTTGAATTGTTCGACACATTCGGCACGCTGGTGGGTACTGCCACTAAAGCCGGACTGATAGATAAAGATGGCAAGTCGCCTAAAATCGGTAAAGCTATGTTAGTTGACGCTATCGGTGTCTCGTTTGGTGCTTTGATGGGAACAAGTACCGTGACAACTTACGTGGAAAGTGCAGCCGGTATTGGTGAGGGTGGTCGCACAGGGCTTACTGCCATTACTACCGGTGTATTGTTTTTACTTGCGTTGGTATTTGCACCGCTTGCCGGAATAATACCCAATGCTGCTACAGCTCCTGCCCTTATCATTGTGGGTGTATTGATGGCATCGTCGGTTCTTGAAATAGACTTCAATGATTTTACTGAAGGATTTCCTGCTTTTGTTACTTTCATAATGATGCCTTTTACTTACAGCATTGCCAATGGTATTGCCGGAGGTATTGTGGCTTATACCGTGCTTAAAGTGGCAACAGGAAAAGCTAAGAAAGTGCATTGGATGATGTATATTCTTTTTGTGCTGGTAGTGGTACGATACATTTTCCTGAGTGAATAA
- a CDS encoding DUF5020 family protein, whose translation MRKITFVLFLFVALAAKAQTDLQVLYDAGKGRDYLTTTVEMFKTDNWGSSYFFVDMYYNGANHHPGLAYTEISRCLKFWKGPFSAHIEYNGGLFGVGNSYLPINNAWLAGVDYGWHDKAFSKFLNLKLLYKTIEGKNANSFQITGVWTLNYFKNKLTVSGFADFWREDNVNFTNGNNEPITPTNTKFVFISEPQFWYNATPHLSLGGEVQVASNFSAVNGLKVSPKIGAKWNF comes from the coding sequence ATGAGAAAAATCACATTCGTCCTATTTCTTTTTGTTGCATTGGCAGCAAAAGCACAAACAGATCTTCAGGTTCTTTACGACGCAGGCAAAGGCCGCGACTATCTAACAACCACAGTGGAAATGTTTAAAACCGATAATTGGGGAAGCAGCTACTTCTTTGTTGATATGTATTACAATGGTGCTAACCATCATCCGGGGTTGGCTTACACAGAAATTTCAAGATGCCTGAAGTTTTGGAAAGGTCCTTTCAGTGCGCATATTGAATATAATGGAGGATTATTTGGAGTGGGTAACTCTTATCTCCCAATTAATAATGCCTGGTTAGCTGGTGTTGATTACGGCTGGCACGATAAAGCTTTTTCAAAGTTTTTGAATCTCAAACTCCTTTATAAAACTATCGAGGGGAAAAATGCCAACTCATTCCAAATTACCGGTGTTTGGACTTTAAATTACTTTAAAAATAAATTGACCGTATCGGGTTTTGCTGATTTCTGGAGAGAAGACAATGTGAACTTCACCAACGGTAATAATGAACCTATTACACCAACCAATACAAAATTTGTTTTCATTAGCGAACCTCAATTCTGGTATAATGCCACTCCTCACCTTTCGTTAGGTGGTGAAGTTCAGGTTGCCAGCAACTTTAGCGCAGTGAACGGACTTAAAGTCAGCCCGAAAATAGGTGCTAAATGGAATTTTTAA